A window of Excalfactoria chinensis isolate bCotChi1 chromosome Z, bCotChi1.hap2, whole genome shotgun sequence contains these coding sequences:
- the F2RL1 gene encoding proteinase-activated receptor 2, which produces MAGRRGLCVLLLLLLSALLAAAAATERSRTSSSKGRSFAGQKVPNTNNTSEESYKVDDFAAKVLTGKLTTVFLPIVYIIVFIIGLPSNALAIWVFFFRTKKKHPAVIYMVNLALADLLFVVWFPLKIAYHVNGNNWLFGEGLCKVLVGFFYGNMYCSILFMTCLSVQRYWVVVNPIVHSRRKSEIALGISLAIWILILLGTIPLYLVNQTVYISDLNITTCHDVLPENILAHDMFKYFLSLAIGLFLIPALITAVAYILMIKTLNASISDISTGKKRKRAIKIIIAVLSMYLICFTPSNVLLVVHYLLLKTYNQSSLYVSYITALCLSTLNSCIDPFIYYYISKDFRDNLKNALLCQSVRTTRRMQVSLSSGRYPKKSNSYSSNSNGTTKSTY; this is translated from the coding sequence agAGAAGTAGAACCAGCAGTTCGAAAGGAAGAAGTTTTGCTGGCCAGAAGGTTCCGAATACTAATAACACCTCTGAGGAGTCATACAAAGTGGATGATTTTGCAGCAAAAGTCCTTACAGGAAAACTGACTacagtttttcttcccattgTCTATATCATTGTCTTTATCATTGGTTTGCCAAGCAATGCTCTGGCCATCTGGgtcttttttttcagaacaaagaagaaacatcCTGCTGTGATTTATATGGTTAACTTGGCATTGGCAGACCTTCTTTTTGTTGTCTGGTTCCCACTGAAGATTGCATACCACGTAAATGGCAATAACTGGCTATTTGGGGAAGGTCTCTGCAAAGTACTTGTTGGATTTTTTTACGGAAATATGTACTGCTCCATTCTTTTTATGACATGTCTCAGTGTGCAAAGATATTGGGTTGTAGTGAATCCCATAGTGCACTCAAGAAGGAAGTCTGAAATTGCCCTGGGCATCTCCCTTGCTATCTGGATACTGATTTTGTTGGGAACCATTCCACTGTATCTTGTTAATCAGACGGTGTATATTTCAGACCTTAACATCACTACCTGCCACGATGTGTTgcctgaaaatattttggctCATGACATGTTCAAGTACTTCCTCTCACTTGCAATTGGACTCTTCCTAATTCCAGCTCTCATTACTGCTGTTGCTTACATACTAATGATTAAGACTCTGAATGCTTCAATCTCAGATATAAGCACTGGGAAGAAACGAAAAAGAGCAATCAAGATCATTATTGCTGTCCTGTCCATGTATCTCATATGTTTTACGCCAAGCAACGTGCTACTTGTTGTGCACTATCTGCTACTCAAAACCTATAACCAGAGCTCTCTGTACGTGTCATACATAACCGCGCTGTGTCTGTCCACTCTGAACAGTTGTATTGATCCATTCATTTACTATTATATTTCAAAAGACTTCAGAGACAATCTTAAAAATGCTCTTCTTTGCCAAAGTGTGCGAACTACACGGAGGATGCAGGTCTCTCTCTCATCAGGCAGATACCCCAAGAAGTCTAATTCTTACTCGTCGAACTCAAATGGGACCACTAAATCAACCTACTGA